The following are encoded in a window of Odocoileus virginianus isolate 20LAN1187 ecotype Illinois unplaced genomic scaffold, Ovbor_1.2 Unplaced_Scaffold_19, whole genome shotgun sequence genomic DNA:
- the LOC110147731 gene encoding olfactory receptor 8B12-like, translating into MAEWNTSSVTEFILAGLTDQPELRIPLFFLFLCFYMVTVVGNLGLITLIGLNSHLHIPMYFFLFNLSFIDFSFSTAIVPKMLTSFISEKNFISYAGCMTQLFFFCFFVFSESLILSAMAYDRYVAICQPLVYTVTMSPQVCLLLLLGVYGMGVFGAMAHTGNIVYLTFCGDNLVNHYMCDIIPLLELSCNSSYVNLLVVFIVVTIGIGVPIVAIFISYGFILSSIFHTSSTKGRSKAFSTCSSHILAVSLFFGSGAFMYLKPPSILPLDQGKVSSLFYTIVVPMFNPLIYSLRNKDVKFALKKTLDRITLS; encoded by the coding sequence ATGGCTGAATGGAACACCTCCTCTGTGACAGAATTCATCCTCGCAGGCTTAACAGATCAGCCAGAACTCCGGATCCCCCTCTTCTTCCTGTTTCTGTGTTTCTACATGGTCACCGTAGTGGGCAACCTGGGCTTGATAACCTTGATTGGACTGAATTCTCACCTTCATAttcccatgtactttttcctcttcAACTTGTCCTTCATAGATTTTAGTTTCTCTACTGCCATCGTCCCTAAAATGCTGACAAGTTTCATCTCAGAGAAGAACTTCATTTCCTATGCAGGGTGTATGACTcagctctttttcttctgtttctttgtcttttctgaatCCCTCATCCTGTCAGCAATGGCATATGACCGCTATGTCGCCATCTGTCAGCCACTGGTGTACACGGTCACCATGTCTCCTCAGGTGTGTTTACTCCTTTTGTTGGGGGTCTATGGGATGGGAGTGTTTGGGGCTATGGCCCATACAGGAAATATAGTATATCTGACTTTCTGTGGTGACAACCTTGTCAATCACTATATGTGTGACATCATTCCCCTCCTTGAACTCTCCTGTAACAGCTCTTATGTAAATTTGCTGGTAGTCTTTATTGTTGTGACCATTGGCATTGGGGTGCCCATTGTTGCCATTTTTATCTCTTATGGTTTTATTCTTTCTAGCATTTTCCACACTAGCTCCACTAAGGGAAGGTCCAAGGCTTTCAGTACTTGCAGTTCCCACATACTtgcagtttctcttttctttgggtCAGGAGCTTTTATGTACCTCAAACCACCTTCTATTTTACCTCTTGATCAGGGAAAAGTGTCCTCCTTGTTCTATACCATTGTGGTGCCCATGTTCAATCCATTAATCTATAGCTTGAGGAATAAGGATGTCAAATTTGCCCTCAAGAAAACCTTGGACAGAATAACATTGTCTTGA